TCAGGCTGAAGGCTCCGATTAAACAGAACAAGAGGATAAGGGGAAACAGTACCGGGTAAGGGATCTTCAGGATCCTGACCCACAAGCCGATGAGGGGGAGGTTTAAGATGAGGAGCATGATATTGCCGATATACATGCTCGATATGGTCCCCCAAAATAAATGGGGATGGGAAGTAATCAGTTTAGGGCCGGGCGGCATGCCGTAGATCATGAGGGCCCCCAGTAAAATGGCCATGACGGCATTGGATGGAAGTCCGAGGGTTAAGAGAGGAATAAAAGCCCCGGCCGTAGCCGAATTATTGGCCGACTCCGGACCGGCCAAACCGGCTAGGGCGCCTTTCCCGAATTCCTCCGGGTGCTTGGAGATCTTTTTTTCTACGCCGTAGCTGACAAAAGAAGAGATGACCGCTCCGCCGCCGGGCAGGATCCCCAAGAAAAAACCGAGTACCGAACCTCGAATCATGGGCCAGAACGATTCCTTCCAGTCTTGAATCGAAGGGAATAGCCCCTTTATCCGGGTCTTAAAAATTTTTCGTTCCGTAATCTTTTCTTCCACATTCAGAAGAACCTCCGAGACACCGAAAAGCCCCATGACCAACGGAACCAGTCCCACGCCGTCCAAAAGGATATCCAGCCCGAAGGTAAACCGGGGCTGGGCCGTGATCAAATCGAGTCCGATGTTTCCGATTACCACGCCCAGGCAGGCCATCATCAGGGATTTAATCATGGAGCTTCCGGCCAGGAAGGTCAGGACCGTAAGACCGAGCACCATAAGAGCAAAGTATTCCGGCGGGCCGAATTGTAAGGCCACGGCGGCCAGGGGGGGAGCAAAAAAAGCCAGACCGATAACCCCGATAGTCCCGGCGATGAAAGAGCCGAAGGCGGCGATGCCGAGGGCCGGCCCGGCCCGGCCCTTGCGAGCTAACTGATAGCCGTCGAAACAAGTGACCACCGAAGCGGCTTCACCCGGAATATTGACCAGAATCGAGGTCGTAGAGCCCCCATACATGGCTCCGTAATAGATGCCGGAGAGCATAATGATCGAGGCCACGGGAGGCACATGGAAAGTGGCCGGTAAGAGCAGAGAGATGGCTGCTACCGGGCCGAGTCCGGGAAGAACTCCCACCAGGGTCCCGATCAGGACCCCGAGGAAGCAGAAGAGGAGATTGACCGGTTGAAGGGCCACCCCAAGGCCAAAGAGGATGTGGTTTAAGGTATCCATAAAAGATTCAGATGATCCCCTGTAGGAGCCCTTTCGGAAGCTGTACCTTAAGCCAGACCTGAAATACCAGGTAGGTGCCGGCCGTGATCAGAAGGGCAATGAGGACGATTTTTAACAGGCGGTAGGCCGCCTTGATCCGAAAAAGGAGAACTAAAAGGAGAAAGGTGGCGATCAAAAATCCTAAAAATTTCAGGGACAGGGTATAAACGGTGAGGAGAAGGATCACATAGAAGACCTTCCCGACCTCCCGGCCTTCCCATAGCTTTCCGAGCCCCTTGCGGGGTTCCCGGCGCCTGACCGAAGCGATGAAAAGGCAAATGGATAAGAGGGAAAGGATAGCCCCGGCAAAAAAGGTGATGAATCCGGCACCCGGCGAAAGGAAGTCGCCGAATCCATACCGTAGAGAACCGAGGGCAATGCCTATTCCCACCACAAGCCAGAAAAGGCTCGAAGTCTGATCCGGATTTTTCATTTGAAAGGCGGCCCGGTGGTCCTACTTTTTATAAATGCCGATGCCCAGTTCTTTTAATATCTTTTTGTTGACTTCGTAGTCTTTCTTGATCATTTTTATCAGCTCCTCACTGTCTTTGATGTCATGAGGGTAGCTGAGACGTTTGAGGATCTGCTTGACCTCTTCGGTTTCCGAAGCCTGGTGAAAGGCCTTACTGAGGGTGGCAATGATCTCTTTGGGGGTGTTGGCCGGGGCATAAATGATAATGGCCGCCTGAACGGAAAAATCATAGCCCTTCTCTTTGATCGTGGGAACATTGGGATAAAAAGGCATCCGTTTGTCATTCCAGCAAATCAGGAGTCTCATTTTGCCGGAGTCCACCTGTTCCTTCCACTCCGGGGTTTGCGAAGTAGCCTCAACGTGTCCGCCCATGACCGCCGCAACCGCTTGGGGACTGGTAGCAAAGGGCACATGAGTCCATTTAATATTTTCTTTCATGGCCAGGTATTCCATGGCCAGGTGTTGCCCGGTGCCGACGCCGGAGGTGCTGTAGCGAACCTTCCCTGGATTGGCTTTGGCGTAGGCAATAAATTCTTCAAAAGTTTTCCAGGGGGCATCGCTTTTGACCGCCAGGCCGTAAAGGTAGTAGGAATAGCTGATGATGGGGATGAATTCTTTCAGCGGTTCCTGGGCATTGTAAGGAACAGGCTGGAGGTGCGGGATGCGGCTTAAGGCCGCCGAGCTGGTATTGGCCAGGGCATAACCGTCGGGTTTCTCGGCCTTGAGTCTGCCCAGAACCAGGGTGCCTCCCCCGCCGGTGACATTGGATATTACAATGGGCTGTTTCAGCGATTTGGAGGCGATATCGGCAATCGCTCTTTGACTGATATCGGTTCCCGATCCCGCTCCCCAAGCCACCCAAAGATTGATCGGCCGGGAAGGAAAGGTGTCCGCCCGGGTTTGAGCTGCCGTAAGAATCAAAAAAGCGACAGTGAATAAAACAAAACCCCCTCTTCTTTTCATAATAAACCTCCTGGCTGTATTGAGAAATACTTTGATTCAGGAATATATAATGAGAAGGAAACAACGGTCAATATAAAAAACAGAAAAAACAGAGTTGAAGGTTCGGTTTGGGATTCAACGGCCCAGCCACATGCTTATCGTTCGGGTCACCAGATCGGCCGCATCCTGCTGGACGAAGTGACCCGAGTCGGGAATCGTGACCAGGGTCATGTCCTTTTCCATAAATTCCCAGGTATTGTTCAGGGTCGCAGGCAAAATGGCCCGGTCCTTAAGGCCGAAGATGATCAGGACCGGCACCTTGATCCTGGGGAGTTTAAGGGGTCCTTTAGTGAGAAGGAATTCCTTTTTCGGGTAGTTTTTTTTGTAGTAATTGAGCAGGGCTTCAATGTCCGACCGCTCAAAGGCCTCGATGTATTTTCCTCTGGCTTCCGGGTCTTTGACCCAAAGAGAAAGGAGTTCGGCGTCGCTCATCCCGGAAAGGGAGTCCCCCTCGGTTTGGTATTCCATCAAAAGGTTATTGTCCTGAAAGATTTTAATCAGTTTCCGATGGGCCTCCGCTTCCCGAAAATCCCAGGCATATTGACTGCTCTGCATTTGGACCGGATTGTTGAGGATCTCCCTGGCCAGGGCCGAGGGATGGGCCACATTCAAAATGATTAGCCGTTCCACCCATTCGGGCCTGGTTATGGCCAGGGCCCAGGAAATGGCCCCGCCCCAGTCGTGACCGACAATAATAGCCTTCTCCTGGCCGAAGTACTTGATCACGGCAGCTACATCGCCGACCAGCAAAGACATGGCATAGTTTTCCGGGCCCTTGGGCTTGTCACTTTGATTATAACCCCGGGTATCAATGGCCACGCATTGGTAATCTTTGGCCAGGGCCTCCATCTGATGACGCCAGGTATACCAGTAATCGGGAAATCCATGGATCATGACCAGCAGGGGGCCTGAGCCTATGGCGGCATAATGGATTTTAACGCCATTATTTTCAACAAACCCGTGTTTTACCGTTTCTTCAAAGTCCATAATCCCTCCTTACCTAAAGGGAAAATTATCCCCCCCGATAAGGGATGTCAAGAAAAAACCCTTAAATCCATGGCTGTTGGGTTCGTAAAAAGCTATGAAACGCCGCTTTGCGTCATGCCCGTGGAAACGGGTCCCGGCTTTGGCGGGATTAATTAGTTACATATAGCCTGGATTCCCGCCTGCGCCCTCCGGGGTGTAGTACCCTACGGGACGGAATCGGGAATGACGAGTTATTGCGAGACCATCGAGGCTATCACCTTTATAGTTCGATAGGACGGAAAAGACCGGAAAAATGACAGTGGTCTCGGCCAAGGTTTTTGTGATATAAGAATAACCAGAGGCCATGATAATGAATGAATCATCAAAGTAATTAATGTAATTAAGGGGAAGAAAAAGGAAATGGCTGAAGAAAAGAATAAAAGTAAAATCCTGATCGTAGATGATACCTTGTCTTCGATTGATAGGATCAAGGCCGTGCTTAAAGAGGAGGGTTATGAGGTTGTTGTAGCCACCAGCGGAGAGGAAGCCTTAAATAGAGCGGAGAGGGAAGACCTTGATCTCATTCTGACTCTCCGCAAGATATTTAAGGAGTTTGAGATTAAAAACGAACGGTTACAACAGGAAATCTTAGAACGGCAGCGGGTGGAAGAGACGGTTCGCAATCTGAATATCGATCTGGAACAGTGGGTGGAGAAACGCACCGGCGAACTCAGTACGGCCAACGAACTTTTAAAGAAAGAAATCGAAGAGCGCACCCAGAGGGAAGAAGAATTGAAGGAATCCGAGGAACGGTACCGGGTGGCCATCGAAAATTCCAACGACGGGATCATCCTGATCGAAGGCGATCGGTTTATTTTTGTCAATCAAAAATGTATCGAAATCTTCGGCTATGACCGGTCGGAGGAGATTGTGGGACAGCGGATATCCCTGGTGGTTGATCCGGATGACCGCCATCGGGTAATGGATTTCAACCTTCAAAGGCAAAGGGGCGAGGACGTCCCTTCCCGATATGAATTCAAGGGGATTCGAAAGGATGGCGGGGAGGTTTTTATTGAGGTGTCGGCAACCAAAACCACCTATCGGGGGAAAATAGTCGTTCTGGCTTTTCTTAGAGACATTACGGAGCGCAAAAAACTCGAATCCCTGCTGCATCAAGCCCAAAAGATGGAGGCCATTGGGACCCTGGCGGGTGGGATCGCCCATGATTTTAACAATATCCTGGCCGTTATTTTGGGAGGTATCGAGTTGTCCCTTTTGGAGGTTTCCAAGGATACGGCTGTTCACAGTTACTTACTGGAGGCGCTCAGGGCAACAGAGCGGGCCACCGATCTGGTCCGGCAGATCCTGACCTTCAGCCGGCAGAAGGAACTGGAACGGAAGCCTTTGCAGCTTAGTATACTTTGCAAAGAGGCGCTAAAAATGCTCCGGTCATCCCTACCGGCGACTATTGAGATTCAACAGGCAATAGACTCCCGCTCGGGAACGGCTTTGGTGGATCCGACCCAGATTCATCAGATCGTCATGAATCTTTGCAGCAATGCCGCCCATGCCATGCAGGAAAAAGGAGGCCTTTTGCGTTTCACCCTGAGCAAGGTTGATATCAGTGCCGAAGAAGAATCGGTCTTGGATCTCAAGGCCGGCCCCTATATTGAAATGACTGTCATGGACACGGGATATGGAATTTATCCGGCCGATCTGAAACGCATATTCGATCCTTATTTCACCACCAAAGGGATAGGAGAAGGAACCGGCCTGGGTCTGGCGGTAGTGCATGGCATTGTCAGAGGTTATAGAGGGGCGATCAAGGTGCAAAGTGAGCCTGGGAAGGGGACCACCTTCCAGGTTTATATTCCCAGGATCGAACGGGAAAAAGGGGGTGAAACAGCGGTGAAGGCCATGGTCCTTCCACGAGGAAACGAGCGTATCCTTTTCGTTGACGATGAAGAAGCCATTACCCGTATAGGCCAAAAAATGTTAGAACACCTCGGCTATAAAGTTATGATTACCACCAGTAGCTATGAAGCCCTGGAGATCTTTATGAGAGAATCGGGAAAAATCGACCTGGTTATTACCGACTATATTCTGCCCAAGATGACCGGTACCGAACTGGCCCAAAAGATCATCCGGATCAGGCCTGATATTCCGATAATCCTGATCACCGGACTGGGTGACATCATGACGGCTGCACAAAAAGATGCCATGGGCATAAGAAAATTCATTATGAAACCCCTGGTGATTCATTCCCTGGCTGAAAAAGTCCGCCAGGTTCTGGATCAGAAACCGGGAAGGGAGCTATAGGCTATGGCAAAAGTTTTGATTATCGATGATGACCAGGGGATGTGTGTTATTCTGTCAGCGGCGGTTAAGAAGACAGGACATGAGGCGGTCTGCGTCAACACCTTGAAAGACGGCTGGCAAGCAGCCTCTTTCGGGACCTTTGACGTGGTCTTTCTCGATGTCCTGCTGTCTGATGGGAATGGGTTGGATCTATTACCAAAGCTCAGGGGAATCCCATCGAAACCCGAGGTCATCATCATTACCTCCCAGGGGGATCCTGACGGGGCGGAATTGGCGATCAGAAAGGGGGCCTGGGATTATGTGGAAAAGCCTTCTTCTATTAAAGCCATGATTCTGCCCCTTCTCCGGGCCCTGCAATACCGGGAGGAAAAGGTGATAAATAAGCAGATGGTGGCCTTGAAACGAGAGGGCATTGTCGGCGAAAATTCTCAAATAGAAGCTTGTCTGGATCTTGTAGCCCAGGCGGCGGGCAGTAATGTCAATGTATTGATCAGCGGTGAAACCGGGACGGGTAAGGAACTTTTTGCCAAGGCCATCCATGTCAACAGCCCCCGTTCCAATAAAAATTTCGTTGTGGTAGATTGTGGTGCCCTGCCGGAAACCCTTATCGAAAGCGTGCTGTTCGGGCATGAGAAGGGGGCCTTTACCGGTGCAGACCGGTCCAAAGAGGGGCTGATCCAGCAAGCCGATGGTGGGACCCTTTTTTTAGATGAAGTGGGGGAGCTTCCTTCAACCATTCAAAAGACCTTCCTCCGGGTTCTTCAGGAGCACCGATTCCGTCCAGTGGGCGGTAAACAGGAGATCGGGAGCGATTTTCGATTAGTCACCGCAACCAATCGTGATCTTGATGAGATGGTCAAAAAAGGGCGGTTCCGAAAAGATCTTCTTTATCGACTGAATGCCATAACTATCACCATCCCGCCCCTTAGACAACGCCTTGATGACATCATGGAACTGGTTATGCATTTTCTGGCCAAAAACTGTGAAAAAATAGGGATAGAAACGAAAGGGCTGTCCCCGGAGTTCCTCCAGACGCTTCGGGATTATGCCTGGCCGGGGAATGTCCGTCAATTGATAAACAGCCTGGAAGAGGCCATTATTAAAGCCCGCCATGAACCCATCCTTTTCCCCCTGCACCTGCCCAATCACATCCGGATTGAAACAACCAGTATGCCCCTGGAAAGACATAAAAAACCTTTAACGAAAGAAATATCTTCGGAAAAGGCCCAACCGGATAAAGTGTTGCGCAAATTCCAAGAGGTCCGGGAAACTACCCTGGCAGATATGGAAAAAACATACTTTCAGCATTTGATGGAATCCACCAAAGGAAGTATTAAAGAAGCCTGCCGGATTTCCGGTCTTAGCCGCAATCGCCTCTATATCTACTTGAAGAGACATCATATTGATAGAATGGGCTGGCACTGAGCAGAAGGCTCACGATCTTTGTTTGTAACGTGTTCCGATACATTTGATCCTATTATCAAAACAAATGTATTCCCCATAAATCAAAAATTTTCCTCCCATTAAAGGTTTTATCTTTTTATTCCGGTTTCATTCTGCTGGATACTTCATAACAAATTGAAATAATTCAAGTAATTATATTTTTAAAGCGGTTGGCATGCTTTTCGAATATGGATAGTATTGAATTAATTATTCTAATTTTATGAAAGGGAAGTTTCTTATGAAAAAAATGAAATTGAGCGTTAAATTGGTCGGAGGTTTTGGTCTGGTGGCTCTCATAACCTTGCTGGTCGGATTTCTGGGTTGGAACGGGGTTTCCAACTCGGTGGAGGCTTCCCGGAAGTTAAATTATTCCCAAAGCGTAGGCAAGGAAATCTTACAGCGGGAAGTGGATCATCTGAATTGGGCCAGGAAGGTGGGGCAATTTCAACGCAATGAAGATGCGACGGCGATCGATGTGGAAAAAGACGAACATAAATGCGGGTTCGGAAAATGGTATTACGGGGATGGTCGGAAGGCAGCCGAGGCCGATATGCCGGAGATAAAAGGACCGTTGGCCCAGATCGAAGATCCCCATCGGAAATTGCATCAATCCGCCCAGGAGTTGGAAAACATATTAAAAAAAGGAAAAGAATTTCGAAAAGACGCCATAGCCTATTATCAAAATGAAACCCTGGAAACCCTGAAAAAGGTCCAAAATATTTTGAGCGAAATTGGGCCCAAAGTTGATCAACATATAACGGATACCGCTAAAACTGCCAATAACCAGGCGGGCCGGATAAAATTCATCTCCCTATTGGGAATGGGTATCGGGACGTTCCTGGCCCTGATTCTGGGGGTTTTTTTGAGCCGCTCTATTACCCGGCCGATACAACGGGTGGTCGACGGTCTTAGTGAAGGGGCCGATCAGGTAGGTTCGGCCACCGAACAGGTCTCTACAGCCAGCCAGTCCCTGGCCGAAGGGGCTTCGGAGCAGGCCGCCGGTTTGGAAGAGACCTCCTCTTCCATGGAAGAGATGGCCTCCATGACCAAACAAAATGCGGAAAATGCCGATCAGGCCAATACCTTGATGCGTGATACCGGCCGGGTGGTGGATGAGGCCAATCAGGCCATGAAGGAGCTCAACCGGTCTATGACTGATATTTCCGCTGCCAGTGAAGAAACCGGTAAGATTATTAAGACCATCGATGAGATCGCCTTCCAGACCAACCTCCTGGCCTTGAACGCCGCGGTGGAAGCAGCCAGGGCCGGGGAGGCCGGAGCCGGGTTTGCGGTAGTGGCCGATGAGGTCAGGAACCTGGCCATGCGGGCCGCCGAGGCAGCCAAAAATACCTCCGATTTGATTGAAGGGACGGTCAAGAAGGTAAAGATAGGTTCAGAGATAGTGGCCCGGACGAATGAGGCCTTTGGAAAGGTGGCCACAGGGTCGAAGAAGGCAGGAGAATTGGTGGGAGAGATCGCGGCCGCCTCAAACGAGCAGGCCCAGGGGATTGAACAGATCAATAAAGCCGTAGCCCAGATGGACAAGGTGGTCCAACAAACCGCCGCCAGTGCCGAAGAAACGGCCTCGGCCTCGGAGGAGATGAACGGACAGGCTGAAGAGATGAAACATTTTGTAGCTGATTTGGTTACGCTGATTACAGGAGAAATGAATGGAAATGGGAGAGGTCCTTTGCTTCTTCAGCAAGAACCGAGGCCTGCCCGGAAGGCTTTAGAAAATTTTGCCAAAGCCGATTTCCGCAAAACTCTTTCAAAACCGGTTAGGCAGGATAATAGACAGGGACTCCGACACCAGAATATGAGGGAAATAAAACCGGAACAGGTCATCCCTCTGGGGGAGGAAGATTTTAAAGAATTCTAAATCGAAAAAAAATATCGAATTTCGAATTTCGAATTTCGAATCATGAAGTGATTGTTTTTAACTCCCCTTCGAACATTTTCATCGTTCGTGGCGGCCCAGCGGATGTGGGGAATGTGAGCCTAACATGAAAATGCAAATTTTGAATTTTTAATTATGGATCTTTTCCCCCATCCTTCGACATTCAGTATTCGATATTCGATATTCGACATTCGGTTTTTCACGCTTCGTGGATCGAGGTGACTTGAAGGCCCAGGGTACAAGGTTTTTGTTTGCTTTTCGACCTTGGACCTTGGGCCTTACACCTTGAACCTTATCTTATTGCAGATTCTCGAATATCCCGGCCGCTCCCATGCCGCCTCCGATGCACATGGAAACTACACCGTATTTCGAACCTCGTTTCTTCATCTCATAGACCAATTGAACGGTTAATTTGGCCCCACTGCAGCCCAGGGGATGTCCTAATGCAATGGCCCCGCCGTTGACATTGACTTTGCTCTCATCGATCCCCAATTCCCGAACGCTGGCCAGGGCCTGGGAGGCAAAGGCCTCATTGATTTCGAAGAGATCGATCTCAGAAAGCTTTTTCCCGGTCACTTTCATGGCCCGGGGAATGGCGTACATGGGGCCGATGCCCATGAGTTCCGAGGGCACTCCGGCCACGGCAAAGCCGACAAAGCGGGCCAGGGGTTTGAGACCTTTGGCCTTGGCTTTTTCGGAATCCATCAACAGGACAGCGGCCGCCCCGTCACTCATCTGCGAGGAATTGCCGGCCGTCACCGACCCGTTCTTTTTAAAGGCCGGTTTGAGGGCGGCCATCTGGGTCAGGCTGGTGTCCCTCGGTCCTTCGTCCACTTGATAGATTTTGACCTTTTCTTCCTGCTTACCGGCCTCAGTGATACGGACGGTCTTGACGGTCAAGGGGACGATTTCTTCCTTAAACCGCCCGGAGGCGTTGGCCGCCAGGGCCTTTTGGTTGCTTTTATAACCGAAGGCATCCTGGTCTTCACGGCTGACCTTGTATTTCTCGGCCACATTTTCAGCGGTCAGGCCCATGCCGATGTACATCTCCGGGAATTCCTCGACCAGAGTCGGATTGGGGGCGAAATTAAAACCGGTCATAGGTACCTGGCTCATGGATTCGGCCCCGCCGGCAATCACCACATCACACATGCCGGTCAAGATCTGCTGAGAACCGATGGAGATGGCCTGGAGCCCGGAAGAACAAAACCGGTTTATGGTCTGGCCGGGAACGGTATAAGGGAATCCGGCCCTCATGGCCGCAACCCGCGCAAAATTCATGCCCTGGGTATGCTCCGGAAAAGAATTGCCCAAAACCACATCCTCCACGTCCCCCTTTTCCACCCCGGGGGCGCGGACGATCACTTCATTTAAAACCACAGCCGCCATATCATCGGGACGGACATTCACCAGGGTCCCCCGTTTGGCCCGACCTATGGCTGTTCGGGCAGCGGCAACGATCCAAACTTCTTTCATCATAATTCCTCCTTAATTTCGTAAAGGCTTGCCGGTCATGAGCAAGTGTTTGATACGTTCGATGGTCTTTTCCTGGCCTAACAGGGAAAGGAAGGCCTCCCGCTCCAGATCCAGGATGACCTGCTCATCCACCCATTGGGGAGAACTTAAGGACCCGCCGGAAAGGATATAGGCGATTTTTTTGGCGATAAAAAAATCATAATCGGAAATGAAGTCCCCCCAGCGCATGGACTTGACGCCTATCGTCAAGGCGGATACTCCGCGCTGTCCCACGGCATAGACGGATTTGATCCGTGGCGGCGGGGCATATCCGGCGGCGACCATTTCCAGGACCATTCGTTTGGCCTCGGCCAGCCTGTGTCCGCCATTCATCACAATGTGGTCGCAATCGCTTAAGAAACCCATTTCCCTGGCCTCCAGAGCACTGGTGCTGACTTTGGCCATGGCCACATTCTCAAAGGCCTTCATGAGCAACGGCAACGGATCGATATCGGCCGACCTTCTCATGGACGGGCTGATCCACCGCTTGACCATTTCCCGGCAGCCTCCGCCGCCCGGGATCAGGCCCACACCCACTTCAACCAGGCCCATGTAAGTTTCCGCAGCGGCGCAGACCCGGTCGGCGGCCATACAGATTTCCGCTCCCCCACCCAGGGCCATGCCGATGGGTGCGGCCACCACCGGCTTGGTGCAGTATTGAAACGCCAGCATCTGGTCTTGCATACCCTTGATGCCCTGTTCGATCTGGTCCCATTGCTTGGCCTCGGCAGCCATGACGACATTAAAGACATTGGCGCCGACGCAGAAGTTCGGGGATTCGTTCCCGATGACCAGGCCCACATAATCCTTTTCCAATTCTTCCAGGGCGGCCTGGCCGATGGCAAAGATATCCGTGTCCAAAGCATTCATCTTGGAATGGAATTCCAGGCAAAGTACCCCGTCTCCGATATCAATCAGCGAAGCGCTCAAATTTTTCTTGATAACGCCGGCTTGTTCCTTTCGGTCGGCTAAGATGAGCAAATTGGGGTCCACCGGCATGGCCTGGTAACCCTTGCTGTTTTGATCCCAGTAAAAATTTTTAATCCCTTCTTTTTTATAGAAGGTGTCCCCACCGGCCTGGAGCATCTCCTTAACCCACTCAGCCACCTTATATCCATCGGCTTCCATGCGGGCAGCCGTTTCCTTTACCCCCAGGGCGTCCCAGATTTCAAAGGGACCCATTTCGTGGAAAAAGCCGGTCTTGACCGCATCATCGATGCTGTACAGATTGTCACTGATCTCCGGGAGAAGATAGGCACAATAGGACAGGGACAGGGCCGTGCCGTTCCAGACCAGTTTGCCCATTTTATCGTCCTGTTTGACGATGAAACGAAAACGTTCCGGCAGGGATTCAATGGCCTTGGCCTGTTTAAGCAAGGGCAGAGAAGGCTTTTGCTCTTCCCGGTATTCCATGGTCTTGAGATCCAGAATGAGATACCCTTTTTTCCCTTCGGGCGTTTTTATCTTTTTATAAATACCCTGCTTGGCCTTATTGCCCTACCAGCCTTTTTCGACCATTTTTGAGGTCAGTTCCTGGGACGGACCCACGATTGCCTCCCGGAAGTGGTCATCAGGGATGGCCGGATAGAGATTGTTGGCCACATGGCTGCTCACATCCAGACCGACCAGGTCCTGAAGTCTAAAAGAAGCGGTCTTGGGATGTCCGATGAGGGGGCCGGTTATGGCGTCCACTTCTTCCACGGTGTAATCGTTTTGAAGGATGTAATTCATCCCCGTGGTCCCGGTTACGGCGGCCACCCGGTTGGCAATAAAATTCGGTGTATCCTTGCACAGGACCACGGTTTTACCCAGGCGGCGCTCCCCGAATTTCATCATGAACTGGGTCAGTTCAGGATCGGTCTGGGGAGTCGGGATGATTTCCAGCAGTTTCAGATAACGGGCCGGGTTGAAGAAATGGGTTCCCAGGAAGTGGGCTTTTAATTCATCTGAGCGGCCTTCGGCAATTTGCCCGATAGGCAGACCCGAGGTGTTGGTGGAAACGATACTTCCCGGTCGCCGGCTTTCTTCTATCCGGGCCATGACCTGGTGCTTAATGGCCAGGTTCTCTACAACGACCTCGATAATCCAGTCGACTTCCTTGATCCAGTCCCAGTTATCCTCCATATTCCCGACGGTGATCAGTTCCAGACGGGTAGGGCTGAATAACCCGGAGGGTTTTGATTTTTTTAAAAAGTCCATTCCTTGGTTGACGATTCTGTTTCGGACCCCGGGACTCTTTAAGGTCAGGCCTTTAGCCTCTTCAGCCGGGGTGAGTTGGCGGGGGACAATGTCCACTAAATAGACTGAAAGGCCGGCATTAGCCAAATGGCCGGCAATCCCCCCGCCCATGACCCCTGAGCCGACGACCATGGCGCGTTTAATTTGATAACCCATGAATAACCTCCTTCGTTTTTTGTTTTTATGTTTAATGGCTCAAGGCTCAGGGCGCAAGGCGCAGGGCAAAAGCTCGTGAATTCCAATTGCCTTTACCCTTGTGCCTTGAACCTTGGGCCTTATGCCTTCTATAATATCATCTTACTGATGATCTCTTTCATAATCTCTTGGGTGCCGCCGCCGATGGACAGGATACGGTTGTCCCCATAGAGTTGTAGGGGAGGGGTTTATCCCCTCCCGATTATCGGGCGGCATAAAGCCCGCCCCTACAATATGTTTTGTAAATGAGGCATTATTGGTGACATCCTATATTTAAAATTTCGCGTCGCCTCCTTCGCCCTCCCCTCTGGGGGGGAAAGAGGGCGACGTAGGGGCGGGTTAAAACCCGCCCCACCAAGCCGATCATAAGCTAACCCCTCCTCCATTTTGTCCTGGAAAGAAAGGCCAAGTGAAGGATGGATTTATAAAGGAAAAATCTGGGTGATCCGCTGGGCCAGCATAAT
This sequence is a window from Deltaproteobacteria bacterium. Protein-coding genes within it:
- a CDS encoding sigma-54-dependent Fis family transcriptional regulator gives rise to the protein MAKVLIIDDDQGMCVILSAAVKKTGHEAVCVNTLKDGWQAASFGTFDVVFLDVLLSDGNGLDLLPKLRGIPSKPEVIIITSQGDPDGAELAIRKGAWDYVEKPSSIKAMILPLLRALQYREEKVINKQMVALKREGIVGENSQIEACLDLVAQAAGSNVNVLISGETGTGKELFAKAIHVNSPRSNKNFVVVDCGALPETLIESVLFGHEKGAFTGADRSKEGLIQQADGGTLFLDEVGELPSTIQKTFLRVLQEHRFRPVGGKQEIGSDFRLVTATNRDLDEMVKKGRFRKDLLYRLNAITITIPPLRQRLDDIMELVMHFLAKNCEKIGIETKGLSPEFLQTLRDYAWPGNVRQLINSLEEAIIKARHEPILFPLHLPNHIRIETTSMPLERHKKPLTKEISSEKAQPDKVLRKFQEVRETTLADMEKTYFQHLMESTKGSIKEACRISGLSRNRLYIYLKRHHIDRMGWH
- a CDS encoding acetyl-CoA C-acyltransferase, translated to MKEVWIVAAARTAIGRAKRGTLVNVRPDDMAAVVLNEVIVRAPGVEKGDVEDVVLGNSFPEHTQGMNFARVAAMRAGFPYTVPGQTINRFCSSGLQAISIGSQQILTGMCDVVIAGGAESMSQVPMTGFNFAPNPTLVEEFPEMYIGMGLTAENVAEKYKVSREDQDAFGYKSNQKALAANASGRFKEEIVPLTVKTVRITEAGKQEEKVKIYQVDEGPRDTSLTQMAALKPAFKKNGSVTAGNSSQMSDGAAAVLLMDSEKAKAKGLKPLARFVGFAVAGVPSELMGIGPMYAIPRAMKVTGKKLSEIDLFEINEAFASQALASVRELGIDESKVNVNGGAIALGHPLGCSGAKLTVQLVYEMKKRGSKYGVVSMCIGGGMGAAGIFENLQ